A window of SAR324 cluster bacterium genomic DNA:
GAAGCTCCGCTTTACTTCAACTGGCTGGCCGGCATCCTTGAGACTCTACAGAATGAACCTGCTGATCTATTCTGCAAAGCGATCTGGGAGTGGAATTTCCTCTGTTTGCTCGGTGTTCAGCCTCAACTGGACTGCTGTCAGATCAGTGGCCAACCACTACCTCCTGATTTCTTACCTTCAGAGCAAGTATTTTATCAACTGGACGCTCACCTTGGCGGAATTCGCAGTCCAGGCCATACGGAACCCAATTCAGATGCTGCATGGCTCTCAAGTGGAACTGTGATTGGGCTGAGAAGGCTTTCGGCAGGTGACTTACAGTGGCAACCGACCAAGCTTAACCTGCGCGAACTCCACAAGGCTATATTTATTTACCTGCGCTTTCATCTAGGGCGAGAGCCTAAGTCTCATGGATTGATTTCTATTCGGTAGTCTTTTTAGTCTTCCAGAATAATGGATTCAGCCCTACTTCTGATAATTCAATTGGATGTGAATTGTAGTAGGACCGCTATTTGAGTCTCCAACAGCATCATTGACTTGATCGTTAATAGGACCTGTTGGGTCAGGTTTTGGTTCAGGAGTTGGTTCAGGAGTTGGTTCA
This region includes:
- the recO gene encoding DNA repair protein RecO, whose translation is MNRHNEEGIVLRPVDFRERDRILTFLTREQGKVSGIVYGARSLKSQNRAATEPLVLAQFDYVERRRTAMVKVEHCEALDLFSAIRKDYSRFLYASYFAELLLLTEIPSTEAPLYFNWLAGILETLQNEPADLFCKAIWEWNFLCLLGVQPQLDCCQISGQPLPPDFLPSEQVFYQLDAHLGGIRSPGHTEPNSDAAWLSSGTVIGLRRLSAGDLQWQPTKLNLRELHKAIFIYLRFHLGREPKSHGLISIR